In Microbacterium terrisoli, the genomic stretch GAGGCACTGCGCAGCTGGCGCGGCGGGGTGGCGCGTGAGGCCGGTGTTCCGGCGTATGTGGTGTTCAACGATGCGACGCTGCGGGCTCTTGCCGAGCATCGCCCGGCGTCGGTCGACGCTCTGGACGGCATCAGCGGCATCGGCGCGAAGAAGCGCGAGGCCTACGGCGAAGCCGTGCTCGAGGTGATCGCTGCCGCCGGCTGAGGTCGGGTCGAGGTCGATCGCCTGGGCAGGTCAGCGCGTGGTCACCGGGGCCGCAGCCCGGCGATGAGGACTTCGGCGTAGCGCGCGGGCGCATCCAGCGCGGCGGGCCCGGCCGTCGTCGCCGCCTGCAGGCCGCACAGCAGGCGGCGCAGGTCGTCGACGGTCACGTCGTCGCGCAGTGCGCCCGCGGCCTTCGCCCGGTCGAGCAGCTGTGCGATGTCGGCGAAGAGGTCTCCGGCGGCGGCTGCGGCATCCGAACAGACGAACGCGCCGGCCGTCAGCATCGCTGCCAGCGGTGCGTCCGCGCACAGGTGCTCGTGGACGGTCACGATCATGCGGTGCAGGGCCTCGGTCGGGTCATCGACCGCGATCGTCGTGCGCACATCGGCGATCATGTCGTCGAACCCTTCGATCGCCAGTGCCTCGATCAGCGCCCGCTGATCGGGAAAGTGGCGGTACGCGGTTCCGATGCCCACACCGGCCTCGGCGGCGATCGCGTTCAACGGCAGCTGGCCGGTCGCTGCGAGGTGATCCCGGGCGACCTCGAGAAGTCGTGAGCGGTTGCGCGCAGCATCCGCGCGGAGGCCGGTAGGCCGTGCGAGCAGCTGCGTCATGCGCCCATGTTACCGCGTAATCGGATGGATCATCCGATTGGTGCTACTGTCATTCGGATGATGTATCCGGATAGGAGAGGGAAATGATGGACGCAGAGCACACCGCGCGGCACTTCGACTGGGACGTCGCCGATCTGACCGACCAGCACGGCCGCACGATCGTGGTCACCGGCGCAAGCGGCGGCATCGGCTGGGAAATCACGCAGGCGCTGGTCGGTGCCGGTGCGACGGTCATCGCCGCGGTCCGCGACGTGGAGAAGATGGCGGCCCGGGTCGCGCAGGCCGCCGATCGGCAGGGGTACACGGCGGCCGACCGGCAGGGGTACCGAGTGCTCGATGGGCTGGATGCCGCGGCTGACCGCATCGTGGTGCGCCGGGTGGACGTGTCTGACCGCCGATCGATCGACAGGTTCATTGAGGCGCTCGCCGCCGACGGCGTCGTGCTGGACGCGCTGGTCAACAACGCCGGTGCGAGCGTGCCGCGGTTCGAACTGAGCGTCGACGGCATCGAGCTCACGTATGCGACGAACCTCGTCGGCGCGGCGAGACTGGCTGAGGGGCTGCTGGCTCTTCTGGTGGGGCCGGCGCCGCGCATCGTGCTGGTCGGCACGAACCTCTCGCAGCGGCTGCGGGCGGTGCCCGACCTCGAGCGTTCCGGCGACCCGGCGGCGTTCAGCCAGTTCCGCGCCTATGTCCGATCGAAGATCGCCGCCGCTGCGTTCGCGGTGGACCTCGGCGAGCGACTGGCGGCATCCGGCTCGCCGGTCCGTTCGGTGATCGCACACCCCGGGGTGGCCGCCACCGGCATGTCCGCCCAGGCAGACCGTGCCCTGACCCGGGCGATCGCCTCGGTCACGACCCGGTTGGGGCGCACCGCCGCCGATGCCGCGCGGTCGGTGATCTGGTCGGCGACGGCCGCAGAGATCGAACAGGGAGTGTTCGTCGGACCCGCGCTGCGGCGCAGCGACCGACGCCTGCACGTCGTCCCCGTGCGCGGGGCGGTCGCCGATCCGGCGTTCCGTGCGCGCGTGCGAGAGTTCCTGGCCACCGATCTCGCAGCCCGGCCGTGAGAGAGCCTGCCGCGGAGTAGCCTCTGACGCACTGCCACGTGAGGGCGGGCCGGGCTCGCCTGCGGGTGGCCGAGAGGGCAGCCAGAAGCGGCCAGGTCTCGCCCGGACCACCCGGGCGAGAACCAGAGGAGACATGGGCATGCTCGAGATCGCCGACTTCGCCATCGCCGTGCCCGACGACGACATCGCCGATCTGCGGCGCCGGCTCACCGCGACGCGCTGGCCGAGCCCGTGGCCCGACCACGACTGGGCCGCAGGAACCGACCGAGAGACGCTCGAGCGGCTGATCGGCTCGTGGGCAGACGGCTTCGACTGGCGCGCGCATGAGCGGCGGCTCAACGCCGAGCCGCAGCGGATCGCGACGGTCGGCGAGGGGAGAGTGCACTTCCTGCACGTGCGCGCACAGGACCCGGTGGGCCTTCCCCTGATCCTGACCAACGGCTGGCC encodes the following:
- a CDS encoding TetR/AcrR family transcriptional regulator, encoding MTQLLARPTGLRADAARNRSRLLEVARDHLAATGQLPLNAIAAEAGVGIGTAYRHFPDQRALIEALAIEGFDDMIADVRTTIAVDDPTEALHRMIVTVHEHLCADAPLAAMLTAGAFVCSDAAAAAGDLFADIAQLLDRAKAAGALRDDVTVDDLRRLLCGLQAATTAGPAALDAPARYAEVLIAGLRPR
- a CDS encoding SDR family NAD(P)-dependent oxidoreductase, with protein sequence MMDAEHTARHFDWDVADLTDQHGRTIVVTGASGGIGWEITQALVGAGATVIAAVRDVEKMAARVAQAADRQGYTAADRQGYRVLDGLDAAADRIVVRRVDVSDRRSIDRFIEALAADGVVLDALVNNAGASVPRFELSVDGIELTYATNLVGAARLAEGLLALLVGPAPRIVLVGTNLSQRLRAVPDLERSGDPAAFSQFRAYVRSKIAAAAFAVDLGERLAASGSPVRSVIAHPGVAATGMSAQADRALTRAIASVTTRLGRTAADAARSVIWSATAAEIEQGVFVGPALRRSDRRLHVVPVRGAVADPAFRARVREFLATDLAARP